GAGGGGGGACGTCAACCAACAGAGTGCGACTGCACACGGAACAACGACATCAACATCCCGCAATTCGTGGCCCAGTAGGGCCACATCCAACCAAATCCTTTCGCAGCTGCAATCAACTGTGAGACAGTCGTTGACTGGTACGCCCGACAGGTCGAGGTTCCCACTGGAGGCGGGGGAGGTGGAGCTCGTGGACCACGTCGTGCCCGGCACGACCACCCCGGACCTCCGTCCCCGCCCGCCCCACGGCCACCGCCCGGCGGCGGGAACCGGCGGGACCTCGACGGACCGGCTCACAGCACCCGGCGCGGCCTGCGAAGGGGCCCTGCGGTCCTCGGACCCGAGGACCGTCCACCCTGGAGGGGAACACCATGACCAACTGGCTCCGCACCACCGCCACCCACCTGCACACCCGCGCCAACGCCCGCGACGACAGGGGCCAGACGGCGGTGGAGTACCTGGGGATCATCGCGGTGGTGGTCGCGATCGTGCTGGCGATCACGGGGACGGACATCGGGCAGACGATCTACAACGCGATCACCGACAAGATCACCGAGGTCACCGGTGTCTGATGCGTAGCCGTACGCACGGCGATGCAGGGCAGGCTTTCCCCATCTACATCACGGTGGTGGGAGGCCTGCTCTTTCTCGCGCTCGCGTACTTCGCGGTCGGCCAGGCCGCAGCGACTCGTAGCGAAGCCCAGACGGCGGCCGACGCCGCGGCGCTCGCAGCAGCCCTTGAGACCCGCGACTACCTCGCAGGTGAGTGGCTGACGAACGTGCTGGAACCCGATACCTGGCAGGACATCTTCACCGGTGATGTACCCCTACCTGACGCCTGCTGGCGTGCCCATGAGCTGGCCGCACGCAACGAGGCGAGCGTGGATTGCGCACTGGATGGAATCCTGCGCTACACCGTCGTTGCCGAGACCAACGACACCGTCGGGGACACGATCGTCCCGGGCACAGAGGATCAGAGGGCGACGGCGTCCGCGACCGCCGTGATCGAAGCCCGCTGCGACTTCAAGCCGCCCGCCGAGGACGCCGACGAGGATGTGCTGCCCAGGCTCTCCTGTGAAGGTACGGACTGGGAGTTGGATCCGGACGACCTGGGGGTCCTACCCGAACCCGAGGATCTCTTCGATGTCCACCTGGCCGACTGACAAGTGAACGATGAGAACGAAGGAAGCGGAGTCATGAGCAATCGGTTCACATCAAGGGTCAGTAGAGGATTGGTCGCATGGCCCGTTGCGATCGGGCTGGCTTTCGGCGTGGCGGCTTGTGGTGGTGGAGGCGACGACGACAAGCCGGACGCTTCGGCGACTTCCTCCAAGAGCAGTGGGTCCAAGCCGGATACTCAGGAGGGGGACGCGGCGGAGACCCTGGCGGAGTTGAAGGGGCCCAGTGGTCTCTTCCTCAAGGTGGCCTCCGCCCAGCGCGACGCGGGCGGATTCGTCACGGTGAACGGCGATCTCAAGAACGACGGCAGCAAGGCGATCAACATTCCGGCCCAACTGAGCGGCAACGAAACCGAGATCATCCGCAACGGCAAATCTCTCGGTGGTGCCACATTGGTGGATCCCAAAGGCAAGAAGCGCTACTACGTGCTGCGTGACACGGAGGGCCGCCCGCTCACGACAACGCAGTTCCAACCCTTGAAGGCAGGTGAG
This region of Streptomyces ambofaciens ATCC 23877 genomic DNA includes:
- a CDS encoding Flp family type IVb pilin codes for the protein MTNWLRTTATHLHTRANARDDRGQTAVEYLGIIAVVVAIVLAITGTDIGQTIYNAITDKITEVTGV
- a CDS encoding pilus assembly protein TadG-related protein, with translation MRSRTHGDAGQAFPIYITVVGGLLFLALAYFAVGQAAATRSEAQTAADAAALAAALETRDYLAGEWLTNVLEPDTWQDIFTGDVPLPDACWRAHELAARNEASVDCALDGILRYTVVAETNDTVGDTIVPGTEDQRATASATAVIEARCDFKPPAEDADEDVLPRLSCEGTDWELDPDDLGVLPEPEDLFDVHLAD